The Castanea sativa cultivar Marrone di Chiusa Pesio chromosome 4, ASM4071231v1 sequence AGTATGTGGCAACATCGCTCAAAGATTGAATGGCTGAAATTTGGAGATCAAAACACTATGTATTTTCATTGCTGAGCAACAGAGAGGAATAAAAGGAATTTTATTTCAAGAATAGAGAACGAGCAAGAGGATTGGTTAGAAGGGAAGACTAGATTGGGGATTTGATTGCGAGGTACTATTCTTCATTATTTACTACGGGAAACCCCACTAAGTTGTATCATGTACTCGATAGGGAAGAGTTAAGGGTGTCATCAGAGATGAATAATGAGTTGTTAAAGCCATTTGTTGAGGCAGAGGTGCAGCTTGCTTTTAAGAAAATGGATACAAATACAGCACCAAGACTAGATGGCCTTCCACCACTATTTTACAAACAGTTCTAGGGGAAAATTGTCCGGGAGGTCTTAGAAGCAGTCTTGTTGGTCCTAAATTCAGGTACAATCCCTGCTAACCTAAATCATActttcattacttttttttcaaaaatacaattCCTAGAAAAATATCTGATTTTAGGCCAATTAGCCTAAATAATGTGTTGTACAATTTGATAGTTAAGGTCCTGGCAAAATGATTGAAGCCATTACTGCCTAAGTTGATTTTGAAAACTCAGAGTGCCTTCATATCAGAGAGACTCATTATAGATAATATCCTCATAGCTCATAAAGATGGGTTACATGGCCTTGAAGCTTAATATGAGTAAGGCATATAACCGCGTCGAATGGATTTATTTGGAGATGATAATGGAAAAGATGGGGTTTAATCGAAGGTGGATTAATCTGATTACTACTTGTACTTGTTCTCTTACATATTCAGCTATGCTCAGTGGTCAACTCCACGGTTTGATAACTCCAACTAGAAGGCTGCACTAGGGAGATCCATTATCGCCTTATTTGTTCTTACTAGTAATGAAGGGTTTGCATGCACTATTTAAACAAGCTGAGGGGGATGGAGCTATTAGGGGAGTTTCTTTAGAGTATCTCACTTATTGTTTGCCAGCGACAGCTTAGTTTTTTTGTAGAGCTACAGTTTCAAAGTGTTTGAAGATTCAATCGCTCCTTTACCAATATAAACAAGCTTTGGGTTAGTCCattaatagaagaaaaagacaattttttttcagcTCCAACACTCGATCTCGAACTTAAGATGCTATCACTACTTTCTTGGGTGTCCTTGCTACATAAAGATATGAGCATTACTTAGGTTTGCCTTCTCTGACGAGCAAAGAAGAAGTCTTTTAGTATCATCAAGGAGAGAATATGGAAAAAATTGAAGGGATGAAAAGAGAAACTCCTATCACAAGTGAGTTGTGAAATTCTTGATAAGGCAATTATCCAAGCAATCCCCACTTATACCATGTCATGTTTCGAACTTCCTAAAAGACTTATCAATAATATTGAGACTCTTATtaggaaattttggtggggataTAGAGTcgagaaaaggaaaatatattgGGTTAATTGGGAGAAAATGTGCCGGCCCAAGGGTGAGAGAGGTATGGGTTTTAGAGAGCTAAGTAAGTTTAATGATTCGCTCTTTGGCTAAGCAAATATGGCTCCTtgctaataatgaaaatttcCTTTTCCATAAAGTATACAAGGCAAAGTTTTTTCCCAATTGTCCTATTATGGAGTGCGAGAATTTGAATAAAAGGTCTTATGCTTGGCAGAGTATCATACAAGGCAAACATGTTATTAAGTTGGGAAGGGTTTGGAGAGTTGGAAATGGTGAATCTATTCAGATTAGAGGTGACAAGTTGCTTCCTCAAGTTTCAAGTTCCAGAGTTCTTTCTCTAGTCTCGGGTTTGGCCCTGGATTCAAGGGTCTGTGACATCATAGACCATGATTCGCATATATGGAAATCTGAGTTAATTGATCAAAATTTCTGACCCATAAAGCTTAGATGATAAAAGACATCCCCTTAAGCATTCTAAATATTCAAGACGAGCAAGTGTGGCTGCCTTCAAACCATGGCGAATATACAACACAATCTGCTTACCAGTTATTAGCATGAAAGGAGAGAGATTTGCTACCAAGTAGCTCATCAGGTGGAGTTAACAATCAAATATGGAAGGGTATATGGAACCTGCAAGTACCACACAAGGTGAAGCACCTACTTTGGAAAGCTGCTAATGAAGCTTTACCATCACTTTATAACCTGTTACGTAGAAATGTGATTAAATTAGCTTACTAtctgaagaggataaaataggagacggatctTTCTTTGAAGCATGACGGTACGGTATTGACATGTGGATGGTCGACGGGTCAATGATTACAAGGACATGTAATGGACGGTTGTAACATCTGGCCTCTGTTTGTGTTGATTAAGCTTTAAGGAGTCCTAACCGGAATCAACTTGCATCTCGTGATAAGTCTgatatggctttgcttgatctccacgcaAACGTAAGCAAGGAGAGTTTTTGCGTCACACGTTTAACCTTAATCAAAacactcctataaggaaaagaactctataaggTATGCAGAATCGAAGAGgtgttatcctaaaaggaaaaggTTTCTTGGCCAAGGCATGAGTGGTAACCCTACactaatataaataccccaaaaccctcataaatcaaggtacgcattattAACTCGACTCTAGcactttagagttgtgagaaactttaacttgaccttcagagggtttttggccgacaccacaccggtgctctctgttaggtattctcttttcgttttgtaggtgttgtttcgatttaGGAGTGCGtgcaacttattggtgatttttttgatAGCATCACTATCCAAATTGTAAGTCTGAGGGCGAAGACACTATTCATGCTTTATGAGTTGCAGACGAGTGCTTGTGATATGGGAGGAGGATGCAGAATTGATGAAATGCACTAGGCAGAAGATTATTCTTTTGCTAATCTCTTAGCTGTATTGTTCATGAGGAAGGATAAGGTGGACGTGGATCTATTGGCTATGATCTTGTGGTTGATTTGGAGTAGAAGAAATGCTGCCTGACTTGGTGAATCTACCATtgattacaattaaatttgaacTCGAGCTAAGTTGTACCTGTTGGAGTATAAATTGGCCTAGGTGTGTGACAGAAGAGTAGTAGCAGATAATCCCAGAGCTACCAGATGGATTCCTCCTGATCCCACtctatataaatttaattttgatggCGTTGTCTTCTCCGATGTGGGTATGGCTAGTTTGGGAGTTGTCATTCGTGATCATGTGGAAAGGTCATCGAATCCTTGGCTAAGCGTATTCCAATTCCACCATTAGCAGCAACCATTAAAGCTCTAGCTTGCAGAAGGGCGTTGATCTTTGCAAAGGAGATGAGCATTTTTGACATCATGTTTGAAGGAGATGCAGAGCTCATTATTAAAGCACTGCTAGCCAAAGTGGTCCATCATCCAGAGTATGGACATGTTATACGAGACACTCTTGTTTTAGCCTCTGAGATTCAGATTTGTAAGTTTACTCATGTTAAGCGTGTAGGCAATGAACTACAAGTTTGGATCGAATCCATCCCTAATGATATAGCTCTCCTTGTTACAAGGGATGCATTGTAATgtctctcatttttaatataaaacttGGCCCCCTAGGtatggattctcaaaaaaacaaatggCAACTAATCCTCTAATATATTGGTTTAGGaagtatttttataaactttttatgagaaaagaaaaaaacaattaattattttaacggctttttatatttcttttaaagtgatgtcaaaactttcttaaaatggtttattaacaattgccctaaGGCACCCGTTAACataaccctatatatatatatatatatatatatatatatatatatatatatatatatatatatatatatattttaaagaaaaaaaagggaaattggGATTCTAAGAGAAATAGTATCGATACTTTTAGAGGGAGGTTGTGGCACTTGCTacaaaagtgggaggatagaaaatgagaAATGAGTGGAAAAgtgaatgaataaaaataatttagtttttccCCCGTGCATTTGGTTGAGGGAGTGGAAAAATGGAGAGATTGAAAACTTTATTTGGTTGAATAGAAAggtggaaggatagaaaatataGTTTAAATAAACTTACTTTCATTCCCCAAGtacataaaaaacaattttttaatagtttatacaaattaattttttgattacTACAAACTTACAAATTAACAAAACTAATAAAACATCTAGcaaaataataactaataataaaaaataaaaataaaaagttgcgcttgatatggaaaaaaaaaaaggaaaaagaaagaaataaaaagagccAACCATGAACTAACATGTGCACTATACCTAGGAAAAGGCAAaacaagaagaaaggaaaaaaataacaaaaagagaaaagaaaagaaaagaaagagatagtaGTAacagtaaaatttctattaaaaaaaaaaagaagcagcaaCATTGATAAATAAAGTTAAGGGTAGATGGGTACTTTCACATCAAACTCACTCCCTCCccacttttctctcttttttcttcccgaattgagaagaaaaaattttcCTCTTAAATGGTGGGCTCAAAGAGAAAACTCCATCACACCCATTTTTGTTCTAGTTTTCTccccaaattgaaaaaaaaaaaaaaatccccttaaATGATGGGCTTGAGGAGTAAACTTCACCACACCCATTTTCtatcccccctcccccctccacCCTCCATTCCATAACCAAATAGATCCTAAAGGACACAATTTTCAGTATAAATTAGTACAAAAGCTTTCTCATAAGGTGGCTAGTAATTCTTTGATTTAGCACATGATCAAACCCTCACTTTCCAAATCCCAAAAACCATATCAAAACGCTGCTTGATTCATCAAAAATACAAACCTTTAGTGTTAGTGATGAAGCTGAAACTTGACCTCGTCAATATGCTCCTCGTCGGTGTCGATGGACGATCTTCGGTGCCTGCTATTcagagaaaaagagaacaaGGGAGGATTTCGCCGGCGTGAGGCCAGCTGAGAATGCTCTGATGCTAAATTCAGATTATAATCACTCAAAATATGTTTTACACAATTCTCTCTCAAGTTTTTCGTGTCCTTTTACCTGAGTCCCATTTCCTTTTTATAGTTTGCTTTTGGTCAGTGCAGTTTATGTCTGTTAATGCTGTTTTAAGCGTTTTTCTCTTGAGAGGAACGTGGCATTAATTGACAATGATGATTCCATTTAAGGTGTAACGGATGATTCCATTTAAGGTGTAACGAGTGACCGTTGAACCATCATTGTTCTTGTAACTGGTCCGGTGCAGTCATTGCTTATTAGCTGTCTTGATTGCATTTATTTGCACCATTAATGAGTGCTGGTCTAGCACGCCTCAAAGGACAACGTGTGATGCCGGGATTTTACACTTACTTTCGTCCCCGACTCGAGTGTGGATAAGATCGTCTTTTGCCTAGACAATCTCATTTTGATACTCGTCAGTTAGGATCAACCATCAACCCTAAAACCAATCATCAAGCCCTGTACACGCAAGTAGACTTTTTCACATTTTGATTGTTTGATGTCAAATTACTCAGAATGATATCTTTTGATGATATGCGTTAAATTAGGATCAAGCATactagtttttaaattttaagttcaTATGTTAATATGCTATTCATATGCCCAAAAACTCTGTTTTCAAAACCCTTAACTCAATGctagattttattttctgtGAATgacatgctatttttttttatttttttaatgacatgtttagatgatttgattgcaggACATGATGCTGGCCAAATATTCTagggtgggtgcctaacactttcccACTCCATTAACTTAGCCTCTAATCTTGGATCAATGGTTATAGATTATTCATATCCAAATgtaattttcacaatttttagaATATAACTAATAGCTTCAAGTCAGCTATTTTGTTTAGATTATATCTAGATCAAAACCACGTAATGTTCCTTATTATATCATTGAgatgtaaattaaaattttcaatcaataattttttttaattgttgtggtgttcttaattttttcattaattaaaataagTGGAAAATTTAATGTACAACCCTCGATCTAGGAGCTCAAATATCATTAGTTGAACATCTACCTTGAGAGGCAATAAACATGACTTCACCTATTCACTTGGACCCAATTCAATAAAACTAATGTCACAATCTCTCACATtatgatttttagttttacaGAGGTTTTGTATAGTAAAATGTCGTAATTGCTTTTCCTATATGAATTTTCTTGAGGACTAGGCCTCCACAATTTTTCCAtggattgaagaaattcttctTCGATTTTTACTTCATTACCAATCTTGTGTCTTGCTTTTACTGCTTTCATATTTAATACTTTTAGATTTGGTATTGAAATATGCAATTGAACTGTTTATCTGTGTGGATTGTATTATAACTGGTATGGttgatttataaatttgtattataAAAGACAATGACACCGTCAATCAAGCCTTTACATGTTTCATCAGGAAGGAGAAAATAGCTGGagattttttgtataattttgaattaaaaggTTGAATTTGCATAATAGATGTTAATATAAATAAGCTAGATAGTATAGAATATTTTGAAAGCTGGCAAACTAGAATTGGACAATGACCTGATACCTAGCAAAGATTTTACAATGTAATGCTTCCTGTTAGATATTCCTTTCATATCTTACACAGTATATGCATggacatatataaatatatatatatatatatatatatatatatatatatatatgcttctttTTTACTCTCAGAGTCTCTCTAGTTAGgttaatatatattatgttagGTGGCCATCTCAATAGAATAAAATGAAAGAAGTTTCTGGTTACCGTATCCAATAATTAGTTTGGTGTTGTCGTTAGTGAGAGCTCTGCTACATTTTCCAAACTGTTGCTCCATGCCTCGCCATGTGCTCACCTTAATAAACAAATTGGACattctaaaaaataaggaaaacaaatattaaagaaacaaattgGAATCAAAGTACTAGTGTGACTGACTGATGTATCATGTACACGCATTAGCATTTCACACCATTGAAATCAGGTAGGAAAGattcagccaaaaaagaaataagtcAAGTAGGGAGACAAGTGACAGGTGGTCTATTTTTCTTGCCATTTGAAGTTCTCTTTAGTTAATAGGGTAGGAAAttgccaataaaaaataataataataataaaaaaattataccatttGTATAGAGGCATGAAAGTTGTACGCTTTCTAAGTTACTAAGTGGCACAAGATATaataagagttttgtaacttaaaAGCATAACCTAATCTCTATTATTAAGAGAATTAGGATTTGAATCTCCCTCCAACtaattataactatcaaattatccttaaaaaaaaagtgacatgCGGAACTGAATTCCCattatttcatttgaaatattaaaagtatattttataattaagatTTAATTTCTGAGACGTGATCATATATAGTGTTACgttgttatttaaaaatgacAATTAACTGTGAAATGAAACCATTTCAAATGGAAAAGATCTTAATACATGACACACATTCTCAGTTAACTTCGTTTCTACTTTGTGTTGGATGAAAATTCATGCACCTACCTACCTGACTTTTTATACGAGCACTTTGATCTCTCCTAAAATATTAACAGATAATAGTGGCCCATATCTCtcattcactctctctcctccccTCAACCACCATCTACCATCTTGCATGCATAAATTCATTCATTATCAAAGAGAATACACTATCAACCTCAATGCCTCATCTTCCTAACATTGACTCTGTAGAGAAATTTAGATAACCATTTCTGtaaagactctctctctctctctctctcacacactcaTGGGGAATGTGACATCTTGTGCTCCTTCCATAATCTCAAGTGGGGCAGTGAAGGTCTTATTCAGTGATGGAAGACTGCGAGTCTACACAAGGCCAGTAAAAGCAGCAGAACTCATGCTAGAGAACCCAGGTCAATTTGTCTGTGAATCAAGCAGCCTCAAAGTTGGGCATCGGATTCAAGGACTTTTAGCTGATGAGGTGCTAGAGCTGCGCCAATTCTACTTTCTCCTTCCCATGGAGTTGCTCTACTCAGTACTAACATTTGAGGAAATGAGCTCTCTCTCTTACAAGGCTTCCAAGGCTCTGAAGCATATAAGTTTTAACAACTTGGGGAAGATCTTCCCAGTCCTAAGTGAGTTTTGCATGTTTCCTTCTGaatccaaaacaataaatactacAACATGTCATCAGCAGGAACCACTACAGAGGTACTCAAAGCAGAGATCATGGAAGCCAGCCTTAGAGACTATTATTGAAAGTTGAAATACCATGTAGAAAAATGAGATATAGCGGTATTTTGTCTCTATTTCTTCTCTtcaattctttttgtttttggtgttatTTTTTGAGATTACCAGTAATAAAGTTAAAAGGGTAAAGTGATTAAATTTATGAGCAATGTTACATAGTTACATAAACAAATTTCATACATGTTAAGTGgacaagttattattgattCTCATACATGCTTACTACTGTTTTGTATTTCACCATGTAAAATTTGTTGTCAATTATGGTGTGTCTGTGGACTTCTGTAAATTTACAGTTCTATGTCCTTTGTTCATATATATTCCACTTTGATATTCAGATCTTATACTAATCTGTGGCTAACATTATGATCTGGCAACTCAAGTAGATCATTGACTCAAGAGAAgagtaaaatgaaaattataatgTAATTCATGATTCATGATCAAAATGGCTCCACTGCCCGTATAACACAAAAGTTCAGCGACTTACAAATGTAAATATGGTAAAACCTCGCAAAATTTTCataaacatcattttttaatagaaacttAGAATGATGATTACACTGTTaaattcgattttttttttttttttctaatagcTTAAAATATTAGGCTAATCGATAACAGATTGCTACACAGACTAAAGGTCTGCACAAAactggggggaaaaaaaaaaatcaaaacacagaGGCAACTAAATTTGGCTGCCTCACAACGGAGGACAAACACAACAGCAAACCAAATTACAACGAAGAATGATGTTGATATGAGATTCAGGATAAGGACCACTGCCCTCAATCCTTGCTTTCAATTCTCGTTTAATAGTTAGTAGCCAAAGATCCTTCCTTCAGAGGGAACAGAAACCATGATCCTCTGTTTCCAAATGCTATATACAACAGCACCCAAATTAAACTTGCAAACCACAGAGCACACTCTTTCCATTATGACTTTCGAACTGATGCTACCCCacgcaagaaaaaaaaaaggagacatAATTCTTGGATgtgttcaaaattttctaaacccATTGTTTTAGAACTTAAAAGCCCAACTATGTGTTTGACAAAGCCCAtacccatgtttttttttttagggtggtgaGAATCAAGTCATCAACGACAACCATGACAAAATTAGGTCAGCCAGCAAGTGGAGACCTAGCTGAAACAAATCCCCTAATATCATCTATTTCCTTTCCTATGAGATGACCTTGGCAACACCAGTATCAAAGGGATGGAATCCCTCAAATTTCCTCTTCTGTCGGCAAAATCTcatcaagaaaattttcaagagatttgatacaaaattttcaaaattttcaaacgtTCAGAAGAGTACCCTTTCAATTGGGGATTTTAGAGCATATCATGAATCAAGCCAATCAATTGTGTAGGTCTAGCTACTTTCCTACGGATACAACTTGTATCTAATAACCAGTTCCACTATATATGTTGGATTACGGACACATGTCCAAAATTGGATAAATGTTCATATCTTAACGTGTCCAATGGAATTGGACACTAAACACAACTATCATATTTCCCCTCTCCCTATcttatatcttaaaatttttgtttcgGCATCTTGTGACAAGTTTGAAGTTATGACACACTAACAAAGTTGTCTTTGTATCTTGGAGAGCAACGGCCTAAGTCATCtacatcaaaaaaatttactagTGAGGGCAAAATCGCTTCTTAAGAACAGCCGATTTAGATTCATGCCTCGGCTCAAAAAATTGATAAGTCCTTGCttctctaaattttgaaattcatttactgactttgttaattaatttgagCAATCTTCTTACAATATCTTGAATGCCCCCTGATTGTTGTATAAAGTAATTGATTTTGctcaaattaattaacaaaatcaGTGAGTGAATCCAATAGATATTTCAGTATAGTagataaatttagaatttagagAAGTATGAATATATCAAGTTGTTGCATTGAAGtacaaaattgaatttgttcTCCTTGAGAAGCAATTTTGCCCCTAGTAGGAATGGATGGTCCGATACTGAATAACCGAGTATCTCCTCTAGATGGAAGaagattttctttaaataaaatgaatgtGATATTGCAACAATTTTCAGAACAGAACTGCTACCATAGCTTTTGTCTGGCAACAAAATCAATGTAAAATGAATGTGATAACCTTTTTCGGTACGTAGTTACATAACCACTGAGATACGGGAGATAGTGCAGCAGTTTATTAAATCGTTGTTGTCAAAGCCCATTCTTGGCTCTGAGTCTCTGACCCCGTGCTGGAAATGTGTCTTCTGAGTTTTGTGTTCACACCTTGTATGCCCGGGAAAATGTTGGTGAATGTGGGGAAGTGTTTGTGAGTATGGGTTGCCACTAATTAGGTTTGCAATCTTCTAGCCTAAGAACACTAGTATTGGGGTTGTAAAAACCTCCTAGTTGCTATTTTAGCAACCAACAAGCCAAAAATCAGCCATATCTAGGGGTgggtatctttttttttttttttttttttttacaacctgTGAATAGTTGGTTCTCATAAATCAGCCCcccttcatttcttctctctatCTCCTCTCTTCTCTGACTCCATGGTTGGAATCTAAATCTCAAGAGTTCCTTCCACTCTCTCATCCTCTAAGTTCTTGGGTTCCACAAGGACAAGCCGACATTGCTAGATTTGGCGACGTGGTGGTGGCGTGGTGGTGGCAAGTGTAGATCAGCGATGGGTTCTCCTCCGCTTCCAAGTGTAGATCAGCCGTGGGTTCTCCTCTGCCTTCTCCTTTGCTTCTAGGCGTAGATCAATGATGGGTTCATGTCTTCTTCGGATTTTGTGGGTTTGGTGGGTCTTGGTGTTTTGTTGGGTCTATGGTGGTGGGTCTTGGTGGTTTGTTAGGTTTGTAGTGGTggtttggttgttgttgtttttttttttttttttttttttttatgggttgtGGTTGATATTGGCGGGTAGTAATGGGGAAGAGTTATTAGGTAGAATAGAGAGatgggagagaagagagagaaatagattttttatattatttgattatgtaatttatattattttattgagttgtatataaaaatagatacTAGGATGTGAGGTAAGTTGTAaaatgagatggtaaaataaataaagtagtgttTGAAGATGTAAAATAGGTGTTTTTTTACATCCCCCATTGCTAGTGCTCTAAGGGTGGATCAAATCAAGCAAAAActaggggaaaaaagaaaagaaactaattTAAGGAttctgtaaagttgtgatttacaactatgtatATGTTAGCTTTAATTCCGtgttaaatttcattgtatttttgtttaatcatttcccagtatttttgtgggatttaatgtaagggCTGTGTGTGAGAGTTTGGTGAAGAATTTGTGAAGAAGTGGTTTTCACGACCTGACTTGCGATTGCTAACTCGTGAAACAAGccacatgagaagcacatgctatAATTTGAAGAGTCATTGACATGCTGATTTTGCGAGTGATTCACAACTCAGGCTAAGTTGCGAGTGACCCGCGAAACTCACTGCCTATTGCTTTTTGGagtgtgacttttcacattctttACCGACACTATATAAactctcattacccacaaaatgtaAAAGGAAGAAGGAGTATTTTCTGAAgaaacttttgagagagaaaccctagccaaacacttgaaagttagagattgttttacccacaatcatct is a genomic window containing:
- the LOC142630514 gene encoding uncharacterized protein LOC142630514, giving the protein MGNVTSCAPSIISSGAVKVLFSDGRLRVYTRPVKAAELMLENPGQFVCESSSLKVGHRIQGLLADEVLELRQFYFLLPMELLYSVLTFEEMSSLSYKASKALKHISFNNLGKIFPVLSEFCMFPSESKTINTTTCHQQEPLQRYSKQRSWKPALETIIES